GGGTCACGCGGGCGATGGCGTAGAGCCGCCGGGCGCGGACCGAGGCCAGCTCGCCGAGCAAAAGCGACGCCACCCGGGCCAGGACGACGAAGCCCATGTAGGTGATGCTCAGCCGGGCCCCGTAGACGAGGCCGTCGGTCAGGCGGCTCGTGGGTGAGCCGATGATCTGCGGCAGGAGCTGCACCTGCGCCATGACCAGGCCGACGCCCAGGCCCAGCAGGAAGGCCAGGCCGAGGCCGACGAGGACCAGGTAGTCGACCCGCGCGCCCAGCCGGCCGATGGCCCGCGAGACGCCGACGAGGATCCACACCCCCAGGAAGACGGCGGCCGTGAACGCCATGAGGGTGGTCAGGGGCAACGGGCCGGCCGAGAAGGCCCGGATCCACTTCTCCGTCTCCATCACCTGGACGAAGACGGTCGCCGGGATCAGCAGAAGGGCGGCCAGGCCGAGGAAGTCGTACCACTTGCCGACGCCGACGAACCGCTCCTTGATCGCCGTGACGACCCAGTAGCCGACCCAGCCGATGAGCGAGAGCAGGCCGACCGCCTTGACCCAGGTCAGCAGGCCGCCGAGCAGGCCGGCGAGGCTCAGGCTGGGCTCGCCCGCGAGGAAGAACCAGATCAGGGCGTTGCGGAGGCCCTCGGAGATTTCGGGCGGCGGCAGGGGCGGCGGCGTGGCCGCGGGCGCGGCCGCCTGGGCCCAGAGGAGGGGCCAGCTAAGGAACGCGGACATCGGTGGGGTTGCTCCTCGGTGCCGGACGGGTCGCGTCCGTGGCCCGGGACGCCGAGGCTCCGCGACCGGGCCGCGAGGGGTCCGTCGGGGGCCGGGCTCGACGCCGGGCGTTGCGAATGACGGGGATGAATCGGGACTTCACGCGATCACGACGAGGCCGATCGACGGGACGGACGGGTTCGCGCCGGGCCCGAGGGGGCCCGGGCGTCGTCCGCGACTCAGGAGGACTTGGCGGCCGCCTCGGCCAGCTCCGCGGCGGTCGGCGCGGCGGTCGCCGCGACCTTGCGGCGGCCGGGGTGCAGCTCGCTCTCGCGGACGATCCGCAGGAAGAGCTCCTCCAGGGTCGTGGTCGGGTGGTCGATCGTGATCTGCTCGCCGCCGTGGCGGGCGATCAGCTCGCGGATCTCCTGCAGGGCCTCGGGGGCGAGGTTGCGGGCCTTGATCTGGGTGACGTCCTGGACCGTCAACAGGTCGGTGACCTTGCCCAGCTCCTTCAGCTCGCCGCGGTGGAGGATCGCGATGCGGTCGCAGATGTCCTGCATGTCGGCCAAGAGGTGGCCCGAGAGGACGACCGTCTTGCCCTGCTCGCGAAGCTCGCGGATCAGCTCCTTGATCTCGGCCGTGCCGATCGGGTCGAGGCCCGAGGTCGGCTCGTCGAGGAGGATCAGCTCGGGGTTGTTGATGAGCGCCTGGGCCAGGCCGATCCGGCGCTGCATGCCCTTGGAGTACTCGCGGAGCTGGCGGTGCTTGGCCGCCGTGAGGCCGACCATGTCGATGAGCTGGCCGACCCGCTTGTTCCGCTCCGAGGCCGGCATCTTGAACAGCCGGCCGTAGAACTGGAGCGTCTCCTCGGCGTTGAGGAACTTGTAGAGGTACGTCTCCTCGGGCAGGTAGCCGATCCGCTCGTTCTTGGAGACGTTGGAGGTGGGCTCGTTGAAGATCCGGGCCTCGCCCTCGGTCGGGAAGAGCAGCCCGAGCAAAAGCTTGATCGTCGTCGTCTTGCCCGAGCCGTTGGGGCCCAGGAGTCCGAAAATCTCGCCGCGGTGGACCTGGAGGTCGAGGGCCTTGAGGGCCTGGACCTTGGGCCGTCCCCAGAAGTCGCGATAAACCTTGGTCAGATTCCGCGTCTCGATGATGACTTCGGAACTCATGGAAGACGGAGCCTCAACTCGGGGTGGAACTCGGAAAGGGGAAGCCGATCGACGCCCCGGGGGCGGGCGAGGTCGGCCGAGGCCGTTGTCGGGGACGATCCGACGATGCTCAAGAATACTCGATGGATGAGGGCGAATGTCCCTGGCGCGACGACCGCGACGCGTCCGTCGCGCACGTGGAATCGGCGGGGCGGCCGGACGAACCCCCCGACGGCTCGAAAACGCGTCGACGCCGGGCCCGCGGTCGGGCCGGCGTCGGGCCGCTCGCGGGGCCTCGGCGAATCATCGCTTGGGGGTGCTACGACGCCGCGGGCCGAAAGGTTCGCTCACTTTCCCGGCGCCGACTTCGGAGCGGCGTCGGCGGGGTGCGACCCGGACGGATCGATCCTAAAGAAATGGCAGGACGATGGCAAGCGCCGCCGACGGCGGCGAGGTCGCCGGATCCCGGCGTGGGCCGCCGGGATCCGGGGCGAAGACCCGGCGATCAGGGGGTCAGGCCGGTGCCGCCCGAGGCCGGCAGCGGCGGCGCGGCGACCCGGCCCCGCAGCGTCGGCACGGCGCTGGTGGGCTTGGAGCCGTCCATCGACGTGTACGGCTGGACCGGCGACGTCGAGGAGTCGAGCGGCTCGCCGCCCGCCGGGTGCTCGCCCCCCGCGCCCGCGAAGGGCAGGTAGCGCTGGCCGCGGTTCACGTACGGGTTGTAGTCCGTCCCGGGGAACATCTGGATCGGCGGGACCGCATAATAGCGCGGGAAGTAGTAGTCGGAGGTCCGGTCGGCCCCCAGGGGGAGATAGGGGGCGGGCGAATACCAGCCGGCGTTGTACGGGTCGCCGTTGGGGAAGCCGTAGCCGTCGCCGGGGCCGGGGGGGAGGATCCAGCCCCCCGAGCGGCCGTGGCCGCCCTGGTGCTGATGCACCTGATGGTGGTGGTGGCCCTGCCTCTGGGCGCATCCCTCGCAGGCGGGGCCCTGCCCCACGCCGCCGACGGCCAGCGCCAACCCCAACGTCATGATCGCGGCGGTCATCTTCGATCCTCCTTGTCGAACCCGTCGAAAAGCGCGCGAACCCCCGCCTCCGGGCGAGACTCCAGGAGACTCTAGCACGCGCTCAGGCCCGGGGCGGGGAAACCCGGTCGGCTTCTCTTCCCGGCGCCCGTCGCGGACGCTACGATCGACCCGTCGCCCGCGACCGAAACAGCCCGCGCCTCGGATGCCGCCGTCATGATCCTGCTGATCGACAACTACGACTCCTTCACCTACAACCTCGTCCAGCGCCTCGGCGAGATCGACCCCGGCGTCGACCTGGAAGTGGTCCGCAACGATCAGATCACGATCGACGACATCGAGAGCCGGCATCCCTCGCACCTGATCATCTCGCCCGGCCCCTGCACCCCCCGCGAGGCCGGGATCTCGAACGACGTCATCCGCGCCTTCGCCCCCCGGATCCCCCTTTTGGGCGTCTGCCTCGGCCACCAGTGCATGGGCCACACCTTCGGCGCGGAAGTCGTCCGGGCCGGCCGGATCATGCACGGCAAGACCTCGATGATCCACCACGACGGCAAGGGGCTGTATCAGGGGGTCTCGAACCCGTTCCAGGCGACCCGCTACCACAGCCTGATCATCCAGCCCGGCACGCTCCCCGAGGAGCTGGAAGTCGTCGCCCAAACCGAGGAGGGCGAGATCATGGGGGTCCGCCACAAGACGTACCCCATGGAAGGCGTGCAGTACCACCCCGAGAGCTTCCTGACGCTCGAAGGGATCAAGCTGCTGCGGAACTTCCTCGAATGGCAGGCGTGAGCCCGGATCGGATCGGGCCCGGCGAGGCGACGACATGCTGAGAGTCCCGGAAGCCCTCGCCCGCGTGCTCGAACACGCCGCGCCCCTCCCGGTCGCCGAACGGCCGCTCGAAAACTGCCTCGGCCGGCGGCTCGCCGCCGACGTCTGGGCCGACGCCGACCAGCCGCCGTTCGACAAGGCCCTCGTCGACGGCTTCGCCGTCCGCTGCGAAGACCTGGAAGGCCTCCCGAAGCGCCTCCGACTGGGCGAGACGATCCTCGCCGGCCAGGTCCCTTCGCGACCCCTCGCACCGGGCGAGGCGGCGACGATCATGACCGGAGCCCCCCTGCCCTCGAACGCCGACGCCGTCGTCATGGTCGAGCGCACGGCCCCCGGCTTCGACTCGGTCGAGATCCTCGAACAGGCGATCAAGCCGGGAATGAACCGGCTGCCGCGAGGCCGCGTCTACCGCGCCGGGGACCGGCTGCTGGAAGGCGGGGTCGAGCTGACGCCGGCGCGGATGGGCCTGCTCGCGGCGGCCGGGGCGAGCCGGGTTCGCATCGTCGATTGGACCCGGTCGGCCGTCGTCCCCACCGGCGACGAGCTCGTCGACTTCCGCGAAGTCCCGGGTCCGGGCCGGATCCGCAACTCGAACGCCCTGATGCTCGAAACGCTGCTGGCCCGCCGCGGCCTGGCGTCCTGGACCTCGCCCATCCTCCGCGACGAGGCCGACGTGCTCCGCAACGGCCTGAAGCGGGCGCTCGAGCTGGACGTGGTACTGGTGATCGGCGGCGTCTCGGCCGGCCAGAAGGACCTCGTGCCCGCGACGCTCCGCGAGCTGGGCGTCCGCGAGGTCTTCCACAAGGTCCGGATCAAGCCCGGCAAGCCGCTCTGGTTCGGGGTCGGCCCGGCCCGTAGCGAGCGGCCCCCGGCCCTCGTCTTCGGGCTCCCGGGCAACCCGCTGAGCGGCCTGGTGAACTTCCTCATCTTCGTCGCCCCGGCGCTCGACGTCCTCGACGGCCGGCCGGCGCGGGGGCTGGGGATCCTCCCGGCGTACTCGGCCGTGCGGCTGGAGCACCGCAGCGACCTGGAGACCTACCTGCCCGTGCGGATCGTCGACGCGCATCGCACGCCGACCGCCCCGCCCACCGTCGAGCCCGTCGATTACGGCGGGTCGGCCGACCTGGCCTCGGTCGTCCGCGCCGACGGCTTCCTCGTCCTCCCCGACCGCGAGACGACGGTCGAGCCAGGTGAAATTGTCGGTTTCCTGCCTTTGGATTAAGGTACAGGCCCGACCGACCCGACCTGGAACCGCCCGGAAGGACGCCGACATGAACGTGGCAGAGGAACGACGGCTCAGCCTGAGCGAGCGGACGTCGCGGCACCCGATCGGGGCCGGCGCGCTCTCGGGCCTGGCTCTCTGGGCCGCCTTCCCGCCGATGGAGTGGAGCTGGCTGGCCTGGGTGGCGCTCGCCCCCCTCTTCCGCCTGGTCGTCGAGCCGACCGCCCGCTGGCGGGTCTACCTGGGGGCGTGGGCCGGCGGCCTGGTCTTCTGGCTGGCGAGCCTGCAATGGGTCCGCCTGACCGACGCCACCGCGTGGATCGCCTGGGTGACCATGGCCCTGATCTTCTCGGCCTGGTGGCCGGCCTTCCTGGGGCTGACGCGGTACGCCGTCTTCGGGCTCAAGATCCCGCTGCTGATGGCCGCGCCGATCTTGTGGGTGGGGTTCGAGCACTCTCGATCGTTCATCCTGTCCGGGTTCCCCTGGTACTACCTGGGCCACTCCCAGTTCCAGGCGATCCCCCTGATCCAGATCGCCGACGTGACCGGGGCGCTCGGCGTCAGCTTCCTGATCGCGATGGTCAACGCCCTGGCGGTCGACCTGCTCTCGCTGCCTTTGCTCCACCAGACGGCCGCCGGAGCGCGGCTGCGGCCGCGGCAGAAGCTCCGGCTCGGGATCGTCGTCGGGGCGGTGGCGGCGACGCTGGCCTACGGTTCGTATCGCGTCGCCAACGCCCGGTTCGTCGACGGCCCCCGGCTGGCCCTGCTCCAGACCAATTTCGAACAGCGCTACAAGTCCAACGCCGACCCGATGAAGATCCTCACCCGGATCGAGGCCCTGGTGCTGAAGGCCGCCGCCCGCGACCCCAGGCCCGACCTCATCGTCTGGCCCGAGACGTCGTACCCCTACGGGATGATCGCCGTCGACCCTGCGATTTCCGCCGACGCCTTCGGCCTCCAGGTGCGGCAGATCTCCGATCAGATCACGGTCGCCGAGTGGCGGGACAAAAAGCAGAAGGTCGACGACTACATCCACGCCATGGTCGACTCCGTGGGCGTGCCGATGCTGATCGGCGTCCTCCGCCACGACCACCGCCCCGACGGCCTCCGCAAGTACAACTCCGCGATCCTCGCCGCCCCCCTCGTCCGGGCCTTCCAGGTTTACAACAAGATCCAGCTCGTGCCGTTCGGCGAGTACATCCCGCTGCTCGAAGCCCTCCCCTGGCTGACGGTCTTCACCCCCTACCGCAACGGCTACGTCCCCAGCCTGACCTTCGGCGAGGAGGCGAACGCGCTCGAACTCGGGCCCTACCGGATCGCCGTCGGCATCTGCTACGAGGACACCGTCCCGCCCCTGATCCGCCGGTTCTTCCGCGAGGCCCCCGACGGCCGCCAGCCCGACGTCCTGGTCGACATGTCCAACGACGGCTGGTTCCACGGCTCGGCCGAGCTGGACATGCACCTCGCGGTCAGCGTCTTCCGCTCGATCGAGAACCGGGTGCCACTGGCCCGCGCCGTCAACACCGGGCTGTCGGCCCTGATCGACGGCGATGGCCGGATTTTGGAGGTCCTCCCCCGGGACACCGAAGGCGTCCTCTCGACCCGCGTTCCGCTGGATCCCCGCACCAGCCTGTACACGGCCTGGGGCGACTGGCTCGGCCTGGCCTGCCTGGCCGTGGCCGTCGGACTGGTCCCGACGGGATTCCTCTACAAGAAGATCCGCCCCGCGGCCCTCCGGCTCGCCTGAACATTCGCCCGTTCGCCCTTTATCTCCAGACTGCGCCGTTTGCCTTTGTTCCAGTCGTGGGGTAGATTTTGGGCAAGTTGCGCCGACGATCGCGAGAGTCGATTTCTCGTGTGGCTTTCTCGTGTTCCGACATGAGTGGGGCTTGTCGTTCCGGGCGACGCGGCATTACATTCGAATGAGGGAAAAGCCCCCACGGCCCGGCGTCGGCGGGGGGTCCCGCCATATCTCCAGGGATTACCACGGTCCAGCCCAATCCCGCCTTAGACGCACGGCGGATACGTCGCGCGGGTGGTTGGCCGGCCGTCTTACTTTGAATGGTAGGATGGGACCATGACTACCGTCGGAAAGATACTCGTCCTCTTCATCATGGCCTTCTCGCTCATCCTGAGCGCGATTTCTTCGGTGGCGTTCACCACGTCGAAGAACTGGAAGGTCGCGACCGAGGCGGAGAAGAAGAAGGTCGGCGAGCTGACGACCAAGCTCAAAGACGCGGAGGCCAAGACCGCCGCCGCCCAGAAGGACATGGACACCCAGAAGGCCAACTTCGACGCCCAGGCGAAGCAGCTGAACGACAAGATCACCGCGATCGAGAACCAGAACCAGCTCGCCCAGCAGCAGATCACCACGGCCGGCGGCCAGGTGGCCACCGCCCAGCAGAACGCCAAGACCGCGCTCGAAGAGGCCGAGGCCAACCGCAAGGAGACCCTCCAGCTCCGCGAGCTGAAGTCGGCCGTCGAGCAGCAGGCGAACGAGTTCAAGCTCCACGTCGCCGAGCTGAACGACAAGATCCGCGAGATGGAGCGGGCGCTGGAGACGGCCACCAAGAACAACGGCGACCTCAAGGAGCGGGTGGCGAAGTACTCGACCCTCCTGCGGTCGCAGGGCCTGTCCGACGACATCGCCCAGATCAAGGGGATCGAGAGCCCCCCGCCGGTCGTCGGCGAGGTCACCCGGGTCGACGCGACGAACCGCAAGCTGGAAGCCTCGATCGGCTCCAACGACGGCCTCGTCCCCGGCCACGAACTGAACCTGATGCGCATGTCGCCGACCCCCGAGTACCTGGGCAAGGCGAAAGTCCTCACCGTCGACCCGAACCAGTCGGTTCTCCAGGTCATCGGCAACACTTACCAGGGCAAGAAGCTGAAGGAGGGCGACATTGTCTCGTCTACGATCAAGCCGCGCCTCTAGTTCCGGGGCGTCCCGCACCGCCTCCGCCCCCCGGGCGCGGGGCGTGCTCGTCCCCGCCGCCAAGAGCGACATCTA
The DNA window shown above is from Paludisphaera mucosa and carries:
- a CDS encoding ABC transporter ATP-binding protein, giving the protein MSSEVIIETRNLTKVYRDFWGRPKVQALKALDLQVHRGEIFGLLGPNGSGKTTTIKLLLGLLFPTEGEARIFNEPTSNVSKNERIGYLPEETYLYKFLNAEETLQFYGRLFKMPASERNKRVGQLIDMVGLTAAKHRQLREYSKGMQRRIGLAQALINNPELILLDEPTSGLDPIGTAEIKELIRELREQGKTVVLSGHLLADMQDICDRIAILHRGELKELGKVTDLLTVQDVTQIKARNLAPEALQEIRELIARHGGEQITIDHPTTTLEELFLRIVRESELHPGRRKVAATAAPTAAELAEAAAKSS
- a CDS encoding anthranilate synthase component II, whose product is MILLIDNYDSFTYNLVQRLGEIDPGVDLEVVRNDQITIDDIESRHPSHLIISPGPCTPREAGISNDVIRAFAPRIPLLGVCLGHQCMGHTFGAEVVRAGRIMHGKTSMIHHDGKGLYQGVSNPFQATRYHSLIIQPGTLPEELEVVAQTEEGEIMGVRHKTYPMEGVQYHPESFLTLEGIKLLRNFLEWQA
- a CDS encoding molybdopterin molybdotransferase MoeA — translated: MLRVPEALARVLEHAAPLPVAERPLENCLGRRLAADVWADADQPPFDKALVDGFAVRCEDLEGLPKRLRLGETILAGQVPSRPLAPGEAATIMTGAPLPSNADAVVMVERTAPGFDSVEILEQAIKPGMNRLPRGRVYRAGDRLLEGGVELTPARMGLLAAAGASRVRIVDWTRSAVVPTGDELVDFREVPGPGRIRNSNALMLETLLARRGLASWTSPILRDEADVLRNGLKRALELDVVLVIGGVSAGQKDLVPATLRELGVREVFHKVRIKPGKPLWFGVGPARSERPPALVFGLPGNPLSGLVNFLIFVAPALDVLDGRPARGLGILPAYSAVRLEHRSDLETYLPVRIVDAHRTPTAPPTVEPVDYGGSADLASVVRADGFLVLPDRETTVEPGEIVGFLPLD
- the lnt gene encoding apolipoprotein N-acyltransferase, which translates into the protein MNVAEERRLSLSERTSRHPIGAGALSGLALWAAFPPMEWSWLAWVALAPLFRLVVEPTARWRVYLGAWAGGLVFWLASLQWVRLTDATAWIAWVTMALIFSAWWPAFLGLTRYAVFGLKIPLLMAAPILWVGFEHSRSFILSGFPWYYLGHSQFQAIPLIQIADVTGALGVSFLIAMVNALAVDLLSLPLLHQTAAGARLRPRQKLRLGIVVGAVAATLAYGSYRVANARFVDGPRLALLQTNFEQRYKSNADPMKILTRIEALVLKAAARDPRPDLIVWPETSYPYGMIAVDPAISADAFGLQVRQISDQITVAEWRDKKQKVDDYIHAMVDSVGVPMLIGVLRHDHRPDGLRKYNSAILAAPLVRAFQVYNKIQLVPFGEYIPLLEALPWLTVFTPYRNGYVPSLTFGEEANALELGPYRIAVGICYEDTVPPLIRRFFREAPDGRQPDVLVDMSNDGWFHGSAELDMHLAVSVFRSIENRVPLARAVNTGLSALIDGDGRILEVLPRDTEGVLSTRVPLDPRTSLYTAWGDWLGLACLAVAVGLVPTGFLYKKIRPAALRLA